The following are encoded together in the Paraburkholderia sp. BL10I2N1 genome:
- a CDS encoding methyl-accepting chemotaxis protein, with product MKNLTINTRIALTIAFLGVLLIATGVLGILGMAESNEAQREAYSVHFASVVALGKSATAMSRARFGLDWAMANPHSPQLSTQLDRAKMLLGESDKWWATFRDLPKTPQLQTLTEDLGAKRTAVLRDGIDQLIEAIHTGDASWMDESRANHLIGLYTAMNASQSALEQYLNDQAQDASDHSATLFHTLLAACAASVVLGLTVAFFSWRTLRSAIMSPLRDAMRQFDAIAAGELTTRVAIRSDDEMGALLHGLAAMQDKLGATVTNVRTGSHSIATSTQQIAAGNLDLSQRTEEQAASLEETASAMEQLTATVQLNAANAQHASELALGASDMAARGRHAVGSMVETMRAIHAGSSKMTGIITAIEGIAFQTNILALNAAVEAARAGEEGRGFAVVAGEVRSLAQRSSAAAKEIGTLIAESTGRVETGAGLVNEAGNTMQEIETATTRVARLVGEIAQASQEQSDGIQQVSLAVTQMDEVTQQNAALVEESAATAASLAEQARKLSELTASFKVAGENNVYA from the coding sequence ATGAAAAATCTGACGATCAATACGCGGATCGCGCTCACGATCGCCTTCCTCGGCGTGCTCCTGATTGCGACGGGTGTCCTCGGCATTCTCGGCATGGCCGAAAGCAATGAGGCGCAGCGCGAAGCGTATTCGGTTCACTTTGCTTCGGTGGTGGCGCTCGGCAAGTCCGCCACTGCGATGTCCCGCGCGCGTTTCGGTCTCGACTGGGCGATGGCGAATCCCCACTCGCCGCAACTGTCCACGCAGCTCGACCGCGCGAAGATGCTGCTCGGTGAATCGGACAAGTGGTGGGCAACGTTTCGCGATCTGCCGAAAACACCGCAGCTGCAAACGCTCACCGAGGATCTCGGCGCGAAGCGCACCGCGGTGCTGCGCGACGGCATCGACCAGCTGATCGAAGCCATCCATACTGGCGACGCAAGCTGGATGGACGAAAGCCGCGCGAATCATCTGATCGGTCTGTACACCGCGATGAACGCAAGCCAGAGCGCGCTCGAGCAGTATCTGAACGACCAGGCCCAGGACGCAAGCGACCACTCCGCCACGCTCTTTCACACGTTGCTGGCGGCTTGTGCCGCTAGCGTCGTGCTCGGTCTGACGGTTGCGTTCTTTAGCTGGAGAACGCTGCGCAGCGCGATCATGTCGCCGCTGCGCGACGCGATGCGCCAGTTCGACGCCATCGCCGCCGGCGAACTGACGACCCGCGTGGCGATCCGCTCCGACGACGAAATGGGCGCCTTGCTACATGGTCTCGCGGCCATGCAGGACAAGCTCGGTGCAACAGTGACCAACGTGCGCACGGGTTCGCATTCGATCGCGACCTCGACGCAGCAGATCGCCGCCGGCAATCTCGACCTGTCGCAACGGACGGAAGAGCAGGCCGCCTCGCTCGAAGAGACCGCGTCGGCGATGGAGCAGCTCACCGCAACAGTGCAACTGAACGCCGCCAATGCGCAGCATGCGAGCGAACTCGCGCTCGGCGCATCGGACATGGCGGCGCGCGGACGTCACGCCGTCGGCAGCATGGTCGAGACGATGCGGGCGATTCACGCCGGCTCGTCGAAGATGACAGGCATCATCACCGCGATCGAAGGCATCGCGTTCCAGACCAACATTCTTGCGCTGAACGCCGCTGTCGAAGCCGCGCGCGCCGGTGAAGAAGGACGCGGCTTTGCCGTCGTCGCGGGCGAAGTGCGCAGCCTCGCACAGCGCTCGTCCGCGGCGGCGAAGGAGATCGGCACGCTGATCGCCGAGTCGACGGGGCGCGTGGAAACCGGCGCGGGTCTCGTCAACGAAGCGGGCAACACGATGCAGGAAATCGAAACCGCGACTACGCGCGTCGCGCGCCTCGTCGGCGAAATTGCCCAGGCTTCGCAGGAACAGAGCGACGGCATCCAGCAGGTCAGCCTCGCCGTCACGCAGATGGATGAGGTCACGCAGCAGAACGCGGCGCTCGTCGAGGAAAGCGCGGCGACGGCCGCGTCACTCGCGGAGCAGGCGCGCAAGCTGAGCGAGCTGACCGCATCGTTCAAGGTCGCGGGCGAGAACAACGTCTACGCATGA
- a CDS encoding aromatic ring-hydroxylating dioxygenase subunit alpha has protein sequence MHAVPTLESGTRNDAASGASAEAPVRDLRRVPIHPDHWYPLAWSHEVKRGKAHGVRFAGQPIVIVRTESGTVFALEDRCAHRQVPLHAGVVKGESIRCCYHGWTYDCTGRCIDVPYLGRERLPNGVRSYPCREKEGLIFVFPGDAAIAEERPLPELGSVADKTYKTRRFGREVKCHYSFMHENLMDMNHQFLHRRQMGQMRARSLGRRRGDDWVEVNYTFARMEGKQPVGEALVFGQSRTDGGQNDKDVMTIRTCYPYQTLQIRTAAQNLVMNLWIVYVPLDAEQRTNRTFGLLSIKKPGIPGALDLAWPLLVWFTERIFKEDREIVEAEQEAHDKQGSDWNHEVFPVILELRDLLRERGVLELTPRGASHETRAEAWQPLTRMPR, from the coding sequence ATGCATGCAGTCCCCACGCTCGAAAGCGGCACCCGCAACGATGCTGCTTCCGGAGCAAGCGCGGAGGCGCCCGTGCGCGACCTGCGCCGCGTCCCTATTCATCCCGACCACTGGTATCCCCTGGCGTGGTCGCACGAAGTCAAGCGCGGCAAGGCCCATGGCGTGCGCTTCGCCGGCCAGCCGATCGTGATCGTGCGCACGGAATCCGGCACTGTGTTCGCGCTGGAGGATCGCTGCGCGCATCGACAGGTGCCGCTGCACGCAGGCGTGGTCAAGGGCGAATCGATCCGCTGCTGCTATCACGGCTGGACCTACGATTGCACCGGCCGCTGCATCGACGTGCCGTATCTGGGCCGGGAGCGGCTGCCCAATGGCGTGCGTTCGTATCCGTGCCGCGAAAAGGAAGGCCTGATCTTCGTATTCCCCGGCGACGCTGCGATTGCTGAAGAACGGCCGTTACCCGAACTGGGTTCGGTGGCCGACAAGACGTACAAGACCCGTCGCTTTGGCCGCGAGGTGAAGTGTCACTATTCGTTCATGCACGAGAACCTGATGGACATGAACCATCAGTTCCTGCATCGCAGGCAGATGGGTCAGATGCGCGCGCGTTCACTGGGACGCCGTCGCGGTGACGACTGGGTCGAAGTGAACTATACGTTCGCGCGGATGGAGGGCAAGCAGCCGGTCGGCGAGGCGCTCGTGTTCGGTCAGAGCCGTACGGACGGAGGGCAGAACGACAAGGACGTCATGACGATCCGTACCTGCTATCCGTACCAGACGCTGCAGATCCGCACCGCCGCGCAGAATCTCGTGATGAACCTGTGGATCGTGTATGTGCCGCTCGATGCGGAACAGCGCACCAACCGCACGTTCGGCCTGCTGTCGATCAAGAAGCCGGGCATTCCCGGCGCGCTCGACCTGGCGTGGCCGTTGCTCGTGTGGTTCACGGAACGCATCTTCAAGGAAGATCGCGAGATCGTCGAAGCGGAACAGGAAGCGCACGACAAACAGGGCTCGGACTGGAATCACGAGGTGTTTCCTGTGATCCTCGAACTGCGGGATCTGCTGCGTGAGCGCGGTGTGCTGGAATTGACGCCACGCGGCGCGAGTCATGAAACCAGGGCAGAGGCATGGCAACCGTTGACGCGAATGCCACGCTGA
- a CDS encoding LysR family transcriptional regulator, with protein MQLDDLRIFLATVDAQSFTAASRKLSLSKQFVSRRVMALEAELGVRLLVRNTRKLAVTDLGRELYDRARRIVAEVEDAEQAMSSQHAEPRGLLRVSAPMSFGMTHLSPLVTEFLKRNDAVRFDIVLSDRSVDVIGEGFDMAIRIGMLADSTLIAQKIADLHVVACCSPGYRRRRGEPSSPLELDAHECLLYGHERPVTWEFVIGGARKAVEVDGRLHVNNGELIRDAAAAGLGIAVLPEFIVAHALKVGTLVAVLQAFEPPPFGLYAVYPQHRQRSSTIRAFTSFLREELAGKTAI; from the coding sequence ATGCAACTGGATGACCTGAGAATTTTTCTCGCCACGGTCGACGCACAGAGCTTCACGGCGGCTTCCCGCAAGCTGTCACTGTCGAAGCAGTTCGTAAGCCGACGCGTGATGGCGCTCGAAGCCGAACTCGGTGTGCGCCTGCTGGTGCGCAATACGCGCAAGCTGGCAGTGACCGACCTCGGCCGCGAACTGTACGATCGCGCGCGCCGCATCGTCGCCGAAGTGGAAGACGCGGAGCAGGCGATGTCGTCGCAACACGCGGAGCCGCGTGGGCTGCTGCGCGTGAGTGCGCCGATGTCGTTCGGCATGACACATCTGTCGCCGCTTGTCACTGAGTTCCTGAAGCGTAACGACGCGGTGCGCTTCGATATCGTGCTGAGCGACCGCTCGGTGGACGTGATCGGCGAAGGTTTCGACATGGCGATCCGCATCGGCATGCTGGCCGATTCGACGCTGATCGCACAGAAGATCGCCGACCTCCACGTCGTGGCGTGCTGCAGCCCGGGTTACCGCAGACGGCGCGGTGAACCGTCGAGTCCGCTAGAACTCGATGCGCATGAATGTCTGTTGTATGGGCACGAGCGTCCCGTGACGTGGGAGTTCGTGATCGGCGGCGCGCGCAAGGCGGTCGAAGTGGATGGCCGGCTGCATGTGAACAATGGCGAACTGATCCGCGATGCTGCCGCCGCCGGCCTCGGCATCGCGGTGTTACCTGAGTTCATCGTCGCGCATGCATTGAAGGTCGGTACGCTCGTCGCCGTGTTGCAGGCATTCGAGCCGCCGCCGTTCGGGCTATACGCGGTTTACCCGCAGCATCGGCAGCGCTCCAGCACGATTCGAGCGTTCACATCGTTCCTGCGTGAGGAGTTGGCCGGGAAGACCGCCATCTGA
- a CDS encoding 2-hydroxychromene-2-carboxylate isomerase, translating to MNQAQPAMLEFWFECGSPYSYLSAMRIETLAARHGVRVAWKPFLLGPIFRSFGWDSSPFVLQKEKGAYALRDLARECMKYGVPWQRPTTFPRRALLPMRVAMLGAEEPWIGEYTRRMMQLNFADDRDIDTPDAVTEVLVAMNLPAVQIIEAAISDANKQRLREQTETAQRRGVFGAPMFFAGDDMFWGNDRLEDALREVASATAESPRDG from the coding sequence ATGAATCAAGCCCAACCCGCAATGCTCGAGTTCTGGTTCGAGTGCGGCAGTCCTTATAGCTATCTGAGTGCGATGCGCATCGAGACGCTGGCAGCGCGGCATGGCGTGAGGGTCGCATGGAAGCCTTTCCTGCTCGGCCCGATTTTCCGGTCGTTCGGTTGGGACAGTTCGCCGTTCGTGCTGCAGAAGGAAAAAGGCGCTTACGCACTGCGCGACCTTGCACGCGAATGCATGAAATACGGCGTGCCCTGGCAACGGCCGACAACCTTCCCGCGTCGCGCGCTGCTGCCGATGCGCGTCGCGATGCTGGGCGCGGAGGAGCCGTGGATCGGCGAATACACGCGACGGATGATGCAACTCAATTTCGCCGACGATCGCGACATTGACACACCCGACGCCGTGACCGAAGTTCTCGTCGCGATGAACCTGCCCGCAGTGCAGATCATCGAGGCGGCGATATCGGATGCGAACAAACAGCGCCTGCGCGAGCAGACGGAAACGGCACAGCGGCGCGGCGTCTTCGGCGCACCGATGTTCTTCGCTGGCGATGACATGTTCTGGGGCAACGATCGCCTCGAAGATGCATTGAGGGAGGTAGCGAGCGCGACGGCGGAGAGTCCGCGCGACGGATAA
- a CDS encoding LysR substrate-binding domain-containing protein has protein sequence MSMSLPGLAALMEPLRGFVAVGRRMSITVAAGDLCLTQSALSRQVQALEERLGVKLLIRGHRSIAFTPEGERLFRSANGALQQLQDAVGAVSARSRRPPVTLSASIGVTGLWVLPRLGRFQQLHPDIDVRVAASNRLLDLASEGIDLAIRYGPRSSAHPGATLLFRETVAPVAHPSLAGGGIRSPEDLAAQVLLEFDDPGRPWLHWDDWLAAAGWSGVKPRGVLRFNQYDQVVQSAMAGQGVALGRVELIRPMLADQRLMLLPTSLQGPHGDHAYWLIQAEDAPRPDVAAVIKWVTSEARGNS, from the coding sequence ATGTCAATGTCACTGCCCGGTCTGGCTGCATTGATGGAGCCGCTGCGAGGCTTCGTCGCGGTCGGGCGTCGGATGAGCATCACCGTCGCGGCCGGTGACCTGTGTCTGACGCAATCCGCCCTCAGCCGCCAGGTGCAGGCGCTCGAAGAGCGGCTTGGCGTGAAGTTGCTGATTCGCGGTCATCGCTCGATCGCGTTCACCCCGGAAGGCGAGCGGCTTTTTCGCAGCGCGAACGGCGCGCTCCAGCAATTGCAGGATGCCGTCGGCGCGGTCAGCGCGCGCAGTCGCAGGCCGCCCGTCACGCTGAGTGCGAGCATTGGCGTAACGGGCCTGTGGGTTTTGCCGCGGCTCGGGCGCTTCCAGCAACTGCACCCGGATATCGACGTGCGGGTAGCGGCCAGCAACCGGCTGCTGGATCTGGCGAGCGAAGGCATCGATCTGGCGATCCGTTATGGTCCGAGGTCGTCGGCTCACCCTGGCGCCACGCTGCTGTTCCGCGAGACGGTTGCACCGGTGGCGCATCCATCGCTGGCTGGCGGTGGTATCCGTTCGCCGGAAGACCTCGCGGCCCAGGTGCTGCTGGAATTCGACGACCCCGGCCGGCCCTGGCTGCACTGGGACGACTGGCTGGCCGCAGCAGGCTGGAGCGGCGTGAAGCCCAGGGGTGTCCTGCGCTTCAACCAGTACGATCAGGTCGTGCAGTCGGCGATGGCCGGGCAGGGTGTCGCTCTGGGACGGGTCGAACTGATCCGCCCAATGCTGGCCGACCAGCGTCTGATGCTACTGCCGACGTCGTTACAGGGGCCGCATGGCGATCACGCTTACTGGCTGATCCAGGCAGAGGACGCGCCGCGGCCAGACGTCGCCGCCGTAATTAAGTGGGTTACGTCGGAAGCGCGAGGCAACAGTTAG
- a CDS encoding phospholipase D-like domain-containing protein: protein MLVISITVVVTLIVVLIVANFTSGEKKVEHNIKRQYASDDPQFVRSMSLLLGPPVVAGNRFKVLLNGDQIFPSMLEGIHSATQTITFETFIYWSGEIGEKFARALSDKARAGVSVHVLLDWVGSSKMDHGYLDMLREAGAEVIQYHKPHWTGLGRMNNRTHRKLLVIDGHTGFTGGVGIAEQWTGNAQGPKHWRDTHFRVEGPVVGHMQAVFMDNWIKASGNVLHGPSYFPEIPDAGGGVAHMFSSSPTNGADDMELMYLMAITAATFSIHLANAYFVPDGLAINALVEAARRGVKIQIVTPGQRIDTHTVREASRGRWGDLLKAGAEIYEYQPTMFHCKLLVVDEYLVSVGSTNFDSRSFKLNDEANLNIYDRDFARQQTAIFARDIAMSKRVTLEDWLHRPMLEKAIDKALPLIDWQL from the coding sequence ATGCTCGTCATATCCATCACAGTCGTCGTAACGCTTATCGTCGTGTTGATCGTCGCGAATTTCACGAGCGGCGAGAAGAAGGTCGAGCACAACATCAAGCGACAGTACGCGAGCGACGATCCACAGTTCGTCCGCTCGATGAGCCTGCTGCTCGGGCCGCCTGTCGTAGCGGGAAACCGCTTCAAGGTGTTGCTGAACGGCGACCAGATTTTCCCGTCGATGCTGGAGGGCATCCACTCTGCCACGCAAACCATTACGTTCGAAACGTTCATCTACTGGTCGGGCGAGATTGGCGAAAAGTTTGCGAGGGCGCTATCGGACAAGGCACGCGCAGGCGTCTCGGTTCACGTGCTGCTTGACTGGGTGGGATCGTCGAAGATGGATCACGGCTACCTCGACATGCTCAGGGAGGCCGGCGCTGAAGTCATCCAGTATCACAAGCCGCACTGGACCGGTCTTGGCCGCATGAACAACCGGACGCACCGCAAGCTGCTGGTGATCGACGGCCACACCGGCTTTACCGGCGGCGTCGGCATCGCCGAGCAATGGACCGGCAACGCGCAGGGCCCGAAACACTGGCGCGATACCCACTTTCGTGTCGAAGGGCCGGTGGTGGGGCACATGCAGGCCGTCTTCATGGACAACTGGATCAAGGCGAGCGGCAACGTGCTGCACGGCCCCAGTTACTTCCCGGAGATTCCTGACGCGGGCGGCGGTGTCGCGCACATGTTCAGCAGCTCGCCCACCAACGGCGCCGACGACATGGAGTTGATGTACCTGATGGCGATCACCGCCGCGACGTTTTCGATTCATCTGGCGAACGCCTATTTCGTTCCCGATGGCCTCGCGATCAACGCGCTTGTCGAGGCGGCGCGGCGCGGCGTGAAGATCCAGATCGTGACGCCCGGTCAGCGCATTGACACGCACACGGTGCGTGAAGCCTCGCGCGGACGCTGGGGCGATCTGCTGAAGGCGGGCGCGGAAATCTACGAGTATCAGCCTACGATGTTCCACTGCAAGCTGCTGGTGGTCGACGAATATCTGGTGTCGGTGGGCTCCACGAACTTCGACAGCCGCTCGTTCAAGCTGAACGATGAGGCCAACCTCAACATCTACGACCGCGATTTCGCGCGGCAGCAGACGGCGATTTTCGCCAGGGACATCGCGATGTCGAAGCGCGTGACGCTCGAAGACTGGCTGCATCGGCCGATGCTGGAAAAGGCGATCGACAAGGCGTTGCCGCTGATCGACTGGCAGTTGTAG
- a CDS encoding AraC family transcriptional regulator, which translates to MHSVCRTLGESNATLERFAWLGDQLAIAIWRRYTLEVETVYEQPGHHTLSCYLNGGYRTERHKLPGLYGAPSRLCALPGDHESRWWVRGHMHFMHLYFLPEHFTRRAVLELDREPRELTLADRTYFEHAQIAQLCQSLANETWEDPDGRLRANETSHEVLSLLLRAQSVHRPHAGLKGGLSAATRRRLRDFIDANLTGSLTLGALADVACLSEFHLARMFRTSFGLPPHAWIAQQRLDHARSLLRATDLPLEQVAIRCGYADSSHLSHRFRGAVGATPSAFRRAMRSI; encoded by the coding sequence ATGCATTCGGTGTGTCGGACGCTGGGCGAGTCGAACGCGACGCTCGAGCGTTTCGCGTGGCTGGGCGATCAGCTGGCGATCGCGATCTGGCGGCGCTATACGCTGGAAGTCGAGACAGTCTACGAGCAGCCGGGCCATCACACGCTGTCGTGCTATCTGAACGGCGGCTACCGAACCGAGCGGCATAAGCTGCCCGGACTGTACGGCGCACCCAGCCGCCTTTGCGCGCTGCCTGGCGATCACGAATCGCGCTGGTGGGTGCGCGGTCATATGCACTTCATGCATCTGTATTTTCTGCCCGAACACTTCACGCGCCGCGCCGTGCTGGAACTCGACCGCGAGCCGCGCGAACTGACGCTGGCCGATCGCACCTATTTCGAACACGCGCAGATTGCGCAGCTTTGCCAGTCGCTGGCGAACGAGACCTGGGAAGATCCTGACGGACGCCTTCGCGCCAACGAGACCTCGCACGAAGTGCTGAGCCTCCTGCTGCGGGCGCAATCAGTGCATCGGCCACATGCGGGGCTGAAGGGCGGGCTGTCGGCGGCGACGCGGCGCCGGTTGCGCGACTTCATCGACGCGAACCTGACCGGGTCGCTAACACTAGGCGCGCTGGCTGATGTCGCGTGTCTGTCGGAATTTCACCTTGCGCGGATGTTCCGCACGTCGTTCGGTCTGCCGCCGCATGCGTGGATCGCGCAGCAGCGGCTCGACCACGCCCGCTCCCTGCTGCGCGCCACGGACCTTCCGCTCGAACAGGTCGCCATCCGTTGCGGCTACGCCGATTCGAGCCACCTGAGCCATCGCTTCCGCGGTGCTGTCGGGGCGACGCCGTCCGCATTCCGGCGCGCGATGCGTTCGATCTGA
- a CDS encoding LysE family translocator, with the protein MNPSTAIAAILAALLVGAMSPGPSFVIVARNSIGLSRRDGLATALGMGFGGVFFSGIALAGLYTLLAAVEWLYVGLKVAGGLYLVYIASKIWRGAKTSLTVDAASSGPGRNPRKSFWIGLSTQLSNPKTAIYYGSIFAALLPQHPPTWCYFLLPPMVFAIEAGWYTVVAVGFSSRRPRELYLRAKVWVDRIAAGAVGALGLRLVFTAHKVGI; encoded by the coding sequence ATGAACCCGTCCACCGCGATTGCCGCGATCCTTGCCGCGCTGCTGGTCGGCGCGATGAGCCCCGGGCCCAGCTTCGTGATCGTCGCGCGTAACTCGATCGGTCTATCGCGCCGCGATGGCCTCGCAACCGCACTGGGCATGGGCTTCGGCGGCGTGTTCTTCAGTGGCATTGCGCTCGCGGGGCTCTATACGCTGCTGGCGGCGGTCGAATGGCTTTATGTCGGTCTCAAGGTGGCGGGCGGCCTGTATCTGGTCTACATCGCTTCGAAAATCTGGCGCGGCGCGAAAACTTCGCTGACGGTCGACGCGGCGTCGTCCGGTCCCGGACGCAATCCGCGCAAGTCATTCTGGATCGGTCTCAGCACGCAACTGAGCAACCCGAAGACGGCGATCTACTACGGCAGTATCTTCGCTGCGCTGTTGCCGCAGCATCCGCCAACGTGGTGTTACTTCCTGCTGCCGCCGATGGTGTTTGCGATCGAAGCCGGCTGGTACACCGTCGTCGCGGTCGGCTTTTCGAGCCGTCGTCCGCGCGAGCTTTATCTGAGGGCGAAGGTTTGGGTCGACCGCATTGCGGCCGGAGCAGTCGGGGCGCTCGGACTACGGCTGGTTTTCACCGCGCATAAGGTGGGCATCTGA
- a CDS encoding DoxX family protein, with protein MNAMIERNKDALILVARVLLMVLFVLFGWAKLTNFGGTVGYMGSLGAPMPAVSAAIAVAMEFFVAIALILGVFTRPLALVFVLYTFGTALIGHHYWTLDGAERMMNMINFYKNISIMGGLLLLAVTGPGKFAIHRS; from the coding sequence ATGAACGCAATGATTGAACGCAACAAGGACGCCCTGATTCTCGTGGCGCGTGTACTGCTAATGGTGCTGTTCGTGCTGTTCGGCTGGGCGAAGCTCACGAACTTCGGCGGAACGGTCGGCTACATGGGATCGCTCGGCGCACCGATGCCGGCCGTATCGGCCGCCATTGCGGTGGCGATGGAGTTCTTCGTCGCGATTGCGCTGATCCTCGGCGTGTTCACCCGGCCGCTGGCGCTGGTGTTCGTGCTGTACACGTTCGGCACAGCACTGATCGGCCACCATTACTGGACGCTCGACGGTGCTGAACGGATGATGAACATGATCAACTTCTACAAGAACATCAGCATCATGGGCGGCCTGCTTCTGCTCGCCGTCACGGGTCCGGGCAAGTTCGCGATCCACCGCAGCTAG
- a CDS encoding CmcJ/NvfI family oxidoreductase encodes MNVNQSAGMAEPHYSQRPDTHTEGEVASAFRFRPAAIQSPSVQATFGYLRPTGERPYNYAFDPPEGAPWENYTRDERLMRAVDGRLASAPGSIHSEGFELWDAPSALRDFDDHDEIFRSYYPEVAELACAVTGATRGYVFDHLVRRREADRRPLGFGRAGIGAPAAANGVVHNDYTEASGRRRLSLVLGDAMACRGVGRYSIVNVWRSIKGPVLDTPLAVCDARSVDVTDLVVADVRYPRRTGEIYLAQYAPRHRWSYFSAMNRHEALVFKQYDSQISGVARYTPHAAFDHPDAPADAPLRESIEARCLVVYD; translated from the coding sequence ATGAACGTCAATCAGTCCGCCGGCATGGCGGAACCGCACTACTCGCAGCGCCCTGACACCCACACCGAAGGCGAGGTTGCATCCGCGTTCCGGTTCAGGCCGGCAGCCATCCAGTCCCCATCTGTTCAAGCGACATTTGGCTATCTGCGGCCGACAGGCGAGCGTCCTTACAACTATGCGTTCGATCCGCCCGAAGGCGCGCCATGGGAAAACTACACACGGGACGAACGCCTGATGCGCGCCGTCGATGGACGTCTGGCATCGGCGCCAGGATCCATTCACAGCGAAGGCTTCGAACTCTGGGACGCGCCATCAGCGCTGCGTGATTTCGACGACCATGACGAGATTTTCCGGTCGTACTATCCGGAGGTCGCAGAACTGGCGTGTGCTGTCACAGGCGCCACACGCGGGTATGTCTTCGATCACCTTGTGCGTCGACGCGAAGCGGACCGGCGGCCGCTCGGATTTGGACGGGCCGGCATCGGCGCGCCGGCCGCCGCGAACGGCGTGGTCCACAACGACTACACCGAGGCATCCGGCCGCCGCCGGCTTTCACTCGTGCTGGGCGACGCAATGGCTTGTAGAGGAGTGGGGCGCTACAGCATCGTCAATGTGTGGCGCTCGATCAAGGGTCCGGTTCTCGATACGCCGCTCGCGGTCTGCGATGCGCGGTCCGTCGATGTGACTGATCTTGTCGTCGCGGACGTGCGCTATCCGCGACGCACCGGAGAGATCTATCTGGCGCAGTACGCGCCCCGGCACCGCTGGTCGTATTTTTCGGCGATGAACCGGCATGAAGCGCTCGTATTCAAGCAGTACGATTCGCAGATCAGCGGCGTCGCCCGCTACACGCCGCACGCGGCTTTCGATCATCCCGACGCACCCGCGGATGCGCCGCTGCGCGAAAGTATCGAGGCGCGATGCCTCGTTGTCTACGACTGA
- a CDS encoding pirin family protein produces the protein MLDIRKADQRGRGEHGWLSSRHSFSFAQYFDPQQVGFSDLLVINDDRVAPARGFGKHPHRDMEIFSYVLEGALEHADTMGTGSVIRPGDVQLMSAGTGVAHSEYNHSKREPVHFMQIWIAPSTNGAEPRYQQKHFSEADKRGALRLIISPDGANDSLEVRQDARVYAGLFDGDEQARLELPADRFAYIHVARGSVSVNGTRLNEGDGARVRNESALTFSEGDGAEVLVFDLRPIEVSALWS, from the coding sequence ATGCTAGACATTCGCAAAGCAGATCAACGCGGTCGGGGCGAGCACGGCTGGCTCAGCTCGCGTCACAGCTTTTCATTCGCGCAGTATTTCGACCCGCAGCAAGTCGGCTTCTCCGACCTGCTCGTGATCAATGACGACCGCGTCGCTCCCGCCCGCGGTTTCGGCAAGCATCCGCACCGTGACATGGAGATCTTTTCGTATGTTCTGGAAGGCGCGCTGGAACACGCGGACACGATGGGCACGGGCTCGGTCATCCGTCCCGGCGACGTGCAGCTCATGAGCGCAGGCACGGGCGTCGCCCACAGCGAGTACAACCACTCGAAGCGCGAACCGGTGCATTTCATGCAGATCTGGATCGCACCGTCGACAAATGGCGCTGAGCCGCGTTATCAGCAAAAGCACTTTTCGGAGGCCGACAAGCGCGGCGCCCTGCGTCTCATCATCTCGCCGGATGGCGCGAATGATTCGCTCGAGGTGCGTCAGGATGCGCGTGTCTACGCCGGGCTTTTCGATGGCGACGAACAGGCGCGCCTCGAACTGCCAGCCGACCGCTTTGCCTACATTCATGTGGCCCGCGGCAGCGTGTCGGTGAACGGCACACGCCTGAATGAAGGCGATGGCGCACGTGTTCGCAACGAATCCGCGCTGACCTTCTCGGAAGGCGACGGTGCAGAAGTGCTCGTATTCGACCTCCGGCCGATCGAAGTTTCCGCCCTCTGGTCCTGA